AACCAAGCAGTAATGTCTGATCGTTTAAATGCTAAAAAAGTAATTTCTTTAAACGCAAGTCATGCTTCATTGGCCTCACAACCGAAAGAAGTAACTGCTTTAATTACTGAAGCTGTGGCATTTTTAACTCAATAAAGATTTAGCCCATCTAGGGAATAACATCATTCCCTAGATGGCTGTTTTCATTAATCACGACTTCAACACGACACAGCCATCACAGCTTATAAAAAATATTCCCAGATTATGTAACCTAGACCGAATCCAAGAAATGCATACAGAGTAATGATGAAGAATACAAAACTGGCATTATTCTTTTTTTTCAAAAAATTCATATCGGTACCTTTGTCTTTGCTCAACTCATGTTGTTATAGTGCAATAAGATACAGACAAAAAAAAGACACAGAATTTTCTAAAAAAAATATAACAGATAAGCTTGGAAAAATTAGAACTGTTATGAAAACAGTCCCAAATATTATTAAAACATGGACAATAGCATCATCAATATATTCAGGACTGTTCGATCTTAATTTGAAAATACTAAAAACAATCAGGTTTTAAGATGCGGATTATCCAGTGGCAGTTCCTTGTCTAAATGTGCATCAAAAATATCGGTCAGCATACTGTCATAACGTTTGGCGTTGTATTGTACAAGTGACTCTGCCTCAGCAGTTGTAATGAAACCTGTCTCAATCGCATCAGCAATATGTTGCTCAAAGGTCAAACCACTAAACTGATCTTTCGACTCCGCCTTTTTAAACTTATTCCACAACGGTTGTAGCTGTAGTAAAGCCTGAAAAGCAGATTCCATACGTCCCATCACATCGTTAGCATCGGTGTTGTAATAAACATGTTGCTTCAACTGATCTCTGAATGCATGTTCTTGCATGATTAGCTGAGCCACCTCTTGCTTCAACTGATCCGATGGTGCTGCAATTGGACGACCAAATGGGAAGCACAGCAATTTGACCATACACGCAGCAAGCTTCATTGGGAAATTCTCATAGAAGCCAAAGAACGCTTCTTGCACTTGATATAAGGCTTTATTGAGGGCCAATTCTGCATGTTTTCGTTCGGCCTCAGTTCTTTGACCATGCTCATAGTATTTCAAAATTGCCGTAGCAATAAATAAATTCGCATGGATATCAGCCAACCGACCAGACAGCATTTCTTTACGTTTTAAATCACCGGCTAAAATTCCAAGTGCCATATCTGCCGTCAATGCAAAATCGGCACTGAAACGGTTGATCTTGCTGTAATACGCTTTGGAAAAATCGTCTGCTTGTTGAGAGCCTTGATCTGAACCACCGGTAATCGAATATGCCGCTGCTCTCGCCGCACGATTAAAGGTATAAGCCAAATGTTTAAATAGTAAAGGAGAAAAAGTTTTGAAAGCAGATGCCTTATCTTCCGATTGCAATAACTGTAATTCTTCGAATAAATAAGGGTGACAACGCATTGAGCCTTGACCAAAAATCATCAATGAACGAGTCAGAATATTGGCCCCTTCTACCGTAATCGCCACAGGAATAGATTGATAAGTCAGTGCAAGGAAGTTACGTGGACCTAATTGAATCGCTCGCCCACCGACCACGTCCATGCCATGATTGACCACTTTGCGCATGGTTTCAGTGGCATAGTATTTGGCCATTGCGGTCATCACCGCTGGCGTTCCGCCTTCGTTTAAACCACAGGTGACTAAATAGCGAAACGACTCCAACATATAGGCATCACTGGCGATATCACTGGTCGCCTCTTGTACCCCTTCAAAATGCCCAACCGAGATTTTGAATTGTTGACGCACACTGGCAAATGCACCGACCAACAGGTAGCTCATTTCTCCTCCAGCCGTTGCCAAAGCAGGCAGTGAAATACCTCGACCCACGCCTAGGCACTCCATCAGCATACGCCAACCTTTACCTGCATTTTGCTGGCCACCAATAATCCAGTCCAATGGAATAAAGACATCACTGCCCTCAACCGTACCATTCATAAACGGTGCGCCTGGATTATGTCGAGGGCCAATCTGAATACCTTCATGGTCAGCAGGAATCAAGGCACAGGTAATGCCATATTCCACTTTGCTTTTATCACCAAGCAAACCTTCTGGATCATAGAGCTTAAACGCCAGACCAATCACGGTGGCAATCGGTGCCAGCGTAATCCAGCGCTTGGAGAAATTCATTTTTAAACCGAGTACTTCATGGCCTTGGTACTGCCCATAACAGACCACTCCTGTATCAGGAATCGCCCCTGCATCTGACCCAGCTTCAGGGCTGGTCAAACCAAAACAAGGCACTTCTGTCCCTTTTGCCAATCCGGGTAAATAGCGTTGCTTTTGCTCTTCAGTCCCATAGTGCAGCAGTAACTCACCTGGCCCAAGCGAATTTGGTACCATACAACTGACTGCAGCAGTTAAGGAACGAGACGCAATTTTGCTCATAATGCGACTTTGTGCAAACGGTGTAAATTGCTTACCGCCAAATGATTTCGGAATAATCAAACCTAAAAAGCCGTTGTCTTTAATAAATTGCCAAACCTCTGGCGGTAGGTCTTTTTCTTGATGATGAATCTGCCATTCATCTAACATGGAACAGAGCTGTTGTACTTCATGATCTAAAAATGCTTGTTCTTCTGCAGATAAGGTTGGATAAGGATATTGATCAAACTTTTCCCAATCAGGCGCCCCCATAAACAGTTCTTTTTCCCACCAACTGGTCCCCGCTTCCAAAGCTTCTCTTTCCGTGACACTCATACTCGGCATTGCTTTTGAGAGAATATTAAACGCAGGTCGACTCAGCAAAGCATCACGCAAAGGTGCAATCAAAACAATTACACTCGCAAGAATAATCGGGATGCCCAGTAACAGACTCCACGGTGTTATCAACATACTACAGAGAATGGCGGCGACAATGGAAACAACACAGCCAACAGTTCGATTGGCTTCAAAATAAAAAACAGCCCATACCACAACTAACTGAATCAATAGGCCAAGCAATATCAATAATACAATCATATTTGCTCCGTTATCTCAGATTGGGATGAAGATGAAATAAGAAAGATCTGAATTAATTTATGATGAACGTCTTTCTTTAATAAAAACGGCTATTTTTTATTCTACATATCGAAGTGCTATTTGCTTGATTAACTACTAAAATTTACACAAAGGCATTCAGATGATACTGAAAAATAAAAATCATGAGCTAAACAGAATACCGCTCTAAAAAATTGGAATCCTTTCCCTCAAAAATCCAAAAATAAAATCATCAATCCCTATTCTTTTAAAGGCTCTCGGCAAAAAATAACTGAGGCAAGCTGCTTATTACGACGGTGAACTAGTATCTATGAAACCGACATTAGATCACCGCAACTCTTGCTCAACCAACTCAATTTAAGACAAAGAATTCATCCCACCACCCAATGCAGCCACCAATTGCGCTGAATTTTTGAGATGCAACTGCTGTAATTCCAATAAACGTTCTTCTGCACTCAAACGCAGATTCTGTGCTGTCGCGACTTCTAGATAACTGACCAAACCTGCTTGATAACGCTGCTTGGCAACCCGTTCATTTTCAATCGACAACTTAAGCAGTTGCTGTTGTGCTACGATCTGCTGCTGGAAATGACCTGCTTGCAGCAAACCATCTTCCACCTCTTTCCAGCCTGTTAAAACTGAATGTTTATAGGCAGCAAGCTTTTCATCGTAATTGGCTTGAGCTTGTTGAATATCAGCCTTTCGTTTTCCCCCATCAAACAACGTGCCTAAGACTTTTGCACCCATTGACCATGCGGTATTGGGTGACTGCAATAAAGTATGGAAAACCTGACTATTGGCACTGCTATCCAAGCTGATAGTCAAATCAGGTAGCCATGCGGTTTGTGCTAAGCCTAATTGCGCATGTGTCATTGCCAATTCCCGTTCGCTACGAATCACATCGGGACGTTGTGCCAACAACCGACTTGGAATTTGGGTCGGGATTTGAGGGGTACTAAATTGATAGCGATTTTTATTTAAATTAAAGTCCGCCACATTACGTCCAACTAAGACTGCCAACACATTTTCTTGCAAATCACGACTACGTTGTAGCTCTAACAGTTGCAACCCGACTTGTTTAAGTTGGGTCTCCGCCTGAATCACATCAGCCCGTGCAATCATGCCTGCTTGGTATTGCTGCTGTAAAATACGCACAGATCGTTGATCACTTTGCTGGGTCTGATTTAACACATCCAGTTTGGCGTCGAATAAGCGAATGCTCCAATAGGCCTCTGCTGCGAGCAGTTGCTGACTCAGCTGAATGGCAGCTAAATCTGCAGTAGATGCTTGCAAGTTGGCCTGTTGCCCTTCCACCGCTTTTGCAACTCTCCCCCAAAGATCAGGGATCCAACTCACTGCAACATTGGCACCGAATTGACGACTCTTGCCAACGTTTTTATTTTCGGTTTGATTGGCATTGCCGCCCATGCTGATGCTCGGAAGTGCATTGGCACGTTGTCCATCCAACAATGCCATAGCATGGCGATACTTAGCTTGGGCCTGTTGGATGCTCAAGTTGTCCTGATCCAATTGCTGTATCAGCTTGGATAAGATCGGATCCTGATACATCTCCCACCATTGCTGCGGTGTCGCTGCTATCTTGGAAGCTTCAATCCACTGCAAATCTGCATATTTATATTGTGCAGCACTCTGAATCACAGGCTGCTGATAGGCTGCTGGCTTAAAAGTACTGGACTGACATGCCGTGAGCAGCATCGTCACTGCGATACCGATAGAAAGTGTAAAAACTGTTTTTTTCATAGCGACTTCCTATTTACTCCAACGCAAGATATTTAATCGCAGTTTGAAGCGATTCAGGAATTGAGCAAATTTTTCAAATATGAGATACATCACTGGGGTGGTATATAAGGTTAATAATTGCCCCAGTGCCAATCCGCCAACAATGGCAATCCCAAGTGGTTGCCGCATTTCCGAGCCTTCTCCCCAACCGAGTGCCAAAGGAATCGCACCCAATAAAGCTGCGGTATTGGTCATTAAAATCGGTCTAAAACGCAATGTTGCCGCAGCAATAATGCTGTCTAAATCGGTGTGACCTTGGCGTCGTTGCTGCAAAGTAAAATCAATCAGCAAGATCGCATTTTTCACCACAATCCCGATTAGCAAAAAGATGCCTAACAAGGCAATCAGACTAAACGGAATCTGAAACAGCCATAAGCTGAGTAAAGCCCCCAAAGCCGCCGTTGGAATAGTGGATAAAATAGTAAAAGGATGCACAATACTTTCATAATTGATCCCCAAGACAATAAAAATCAGCACGATCACAGCCGCAATCAAAGCAGGCGTACTCAAACCTGCCTGTAGGCTTTCAGTTTCAACATCGCGATCTGTCATTACAAAGATTTCTTTTGGCAGCATGATCTTTGGCAAGACCTGACGGATCGCAGCATCGGCTTGTTCATAGCTATAGCCTTTCTTAACCACATAACCCACCCCCATTGCGGCAAATTGATTACGGCGATAAACCCGATCATTGCTAATGCCATAACTCCACGTAGCAAAATTGCTTAAGGGCACATAGATCCCTTGTTGATTTGGCACTTTCACATCCGCCAAGGCTTCTGGATGTTCGGTAAAACGTTGGTCAACTTCCATCACCACATAGAACTGATCATTGCGATCATAAATTGTGGAAATCTGCCGTTGCGAAAAGGAGTTATTGAGCACACTGGAAATACTTTCAATATCAATGCCCAATCGTTTTGCAGCTTCACGGTCAATATCCAAAGTAACATGCTGCGCGCCTTCATCACCCTGTGTTTCCACCTCTTCAAACTCAGGCAGTTTACGCATGGCCTCGGCCACTTTGGGTGCCCATTCACGTAATAAGCTCACATTGTCAGATTGCAGTAACAGCAAATATTCTTGGGCATTACCACTGGAAAAAGGATCATCCAATTCCAAATCTTGTTCGACATCTGCTGAGAACACTGCCCCTGCCTGCCAAGGTACATTTTTCTTTAAACGCTCGACCACCTGTTTGGAGCTTAAACCGTCACGTTCAGCTTTTGGCTTGAGACTGACCATCAAAAATGAGTTGGTCATGCCACCACCGCCACCTGAAGTACCGACCACATCCTGCACCGCAGGATCTTTGAGTAAGGCTTGGTTAAATGCAGCAATTTTCGGCTGCATAATCTGAAAAGAAAAACCATCATCGCCACGAATAAAGGCACCAACTCGCCCTGTGTCTTGTTCAGGCAAAACACGTTTAGGCAATAAATTGTAGAGATAAACTGAAGCAATGATTGCCGCCAGCCACAGCACCACAATCAGATAAGCATGTTTGAGTACCCAATGCAGAGAGCGAATATAAGATTGGGTCAAGCCCTGAATCAGATCATGGCTATAACGATACAGTCGTGGAGGGGTATTAAGAGATAGAGGTTTTAAACAGCGTGCTGATAAGCTGGGGGTTAAGATCAAGGAAACAAAAACCGAGAGCAACACCACAAAGACCAAGGTCAATGAAAACTCTCTAAACAAGCGTTCAATCACACCGCCCATAAACAAGACCGAGAGGAAAATCACCATCAATGCCAGGTTCATGGCAATCAATGTAAAGCCAACCTCTTGGATGCCTTTTACCGCTGCTTGTGCAGGTGAATCGCCTTGTTCGATATAGCGTTCAATATTTTCGAGTACCACAATGGCATCATCCACCACCAAGCCAATCGCCACGATGATCGCCATAATCGACAGGTTATTCAGTGAAAAGCCAGCCAAATAAATCAGACTACATACGCCAATTAAAGTGACCAGTAATGCCATTGCAGGAATCACCGCACTTTGCAGCCGCCCCAACATCAGCACCACAACGATGACCACCAGCAACATGGATAAAAACAAGGTATCCCTTGCTTCCTCTAAACTGTTACGGACAATAGTCGAGCCATCCATCACCACAGTTAATTGCGCATCACGTGGCATCAGTTCTGTTAGAACGGGCAATTTGGCTTTAATCAGATCAATGGTCGCCACAGTATTGGCATTTGGCTGTCGGCTAATCTTTAAAATCACCGCAGGCTGTCCATTGTGAAAACCACTGACATAGCGGTTTTCAACCGAATCATGTACTTCTGCAATATCTTTTAAGCGAACAATGCCTTGATCGGTATGTCGGATGACCAGATCGGTAAAATCTTGGGCGGTCTTTAATTCTGTAGAAAGTGCCACTTGCCAGCGTAATTGCTGTTGCTCCACCACGCCCAATGCCTGCACCACATTACTTTTCGCGACAGCCTGTCGCACCTGTTCGAGAGAAATGCCCGTTGAAACTAAAGCCGTTGGATTGATAGTGATACGCACGGCAGGCATGGAAGCCCCATCAATTGCCACTTCACCGACCCCACTGATTTGGGCCAAATTCGGTTGTAATTGATTGGAGGCAATTTCGTATAGCTTTGCCGCTGAAAGTTGTTTTGAGCTGAGTGCCAAATAAAAAATCGGACTTTGACTCGGATTGATTTTAAAATACTCAGGCGGACTCGGCATGCCCGCAGGTAGCTGTGACATCGCCGCATTGATGGCGGCCTGAACTTCACGCGCCGCTTCGTTAATATCGGTATTTAAATCAAAATGTAACACCACCTGTGTCGAACTTTGATTACTGGATGAATTAATCGCTTTAACCCCAGATACCCCCATCATGGCACGTTCCAACGGGGTTGCTACTGTTGCAGACATACTTTCTGGACTGGCACCGGGCAGATTGGCACGCACCACAATGGTCGGAATATCTGCTTGTGGCAATGCCGCAACAGGCAAACGCAAATAGGCCAATATACCGAGTAAAACAATCGCAATCCCCAACAGCACACTGGCCACTGGACGTTGCACAAACACAGACAGCAACGTCATTGCGATGCTCCTGTCTGATCTGAAAGTAGGTTTGCATCGGGTTGCTTGGCTTGCAGGCGATCAAAAAACAGATATACCACGGGTGTGGTAAATAAGGTGAGCACCTGACTGACCAATAGACCACCGACCATCACCAACCCGAGTGGCTGACGAAGTTCAGCCCCAGAACCCGAAGCCAGCATCAGCGGAATTGCACCCACTACCGCTGCAAGTGTGGTCATCAAAATTGGACGGAACCGTAATAAAGCAGCCTGATAAATGGCTTGCTCAGCCGACAAGCCCTGATGACGTTGTGCCGCAAGTGCAAAATCCACCATCATGATACCGTTTTTCTTGACCAAACCAATCAATAAAATAATCCCGATCAGTGCAATCATGTCCAACGGCTGGCCCACCATGAACAAGGCTAGTAATGCGCCTATCGCGGCAGAAGGTAAGGTTGAAAGAATGGTCACAGGATGGATAAAGCTTTCATACAGCATGCCGAGCACAATATACATGGTCACAATCGCGGCAATCACCAACCAAAAGGTATGTTGCTGTGAGTTTTCAAAAGCTGCTGCTGCGCCTTGCAGTTGAACCTGTAGCTCTGGCGGTAGCTCAAGACTTTGTTTAACCTGCTCAATTGCATTAATCGCTTCGCCTAAAGACACCCCCTTGGCTAAATTAAAAGAAATCCCAACGGCAGGAAATTGCGACTGTTGCTGTAAAAGAATCGGCGCATGTTTTTCGACAATCGTGGCGACAGAGCTCAATAAAATTGGCTGTCCTTGGTTGTTGTGAATATAGGTTTGGTTTAAGGCCTCAATCCCTTGGGTGAGTTTTGGGTCTAACTCTAAAACAATGCGGTACTGATTAGACTGTGTATATAAAGTTGCAATTTGCCGCTGCGCAAATAAATTCTGCAAAGCCAAACTAATGTCTTCAAGGGTTAGACCTAAACGCGCAGCCGCATCTCGATTGACCCCAATATAGGCTTGTAAACCTTGCCCTGCATCCTCACTGGTTACTTCTGCAAATGCAGCCTGCTGACGCAAGGCCTGAACCAGTTTAGGCGTCCACTCCTCAACCAATTGATTTTTGTGTGCAGTCACACTGAGTTGATATTGGGTGCGGCTAATTTTGTCTTCTATACTGAGTTCTTGTACGGGTTGCATCCAACCTTTAATGCCATGTACCTGTGCAAAATTTTCATTCAGTCGTGTCATCACTTCCGCAGCAGGTGCACGTTCGGCATGCGCTTTTAAATTCACCAAAATACGCCCATTGCTTAACTTCGGATTATTGGCATCCACACCAATAAAGGAAGATAAGCTGGCAACCGCAGGATCTTTTAAAATCACTTCGGCCAAAGCCTGTTGGCGTTCACTCATGGCTTGAAATGAAATCTGGTCAGGGGCTTCCGTCACCACCTGAATCACACTATTGTCCTGTACAGGGAAAAAGCCTTTGGGAATCGACCAATACAGCAGTCCTGCCAATAGCACTGTTGCCAACATCACCATCAAGGTCAGTACTTGGTGTCGAAGTACCCATTGCAACAACTTGGCATAGTGCTGAATGACACGATCCAGACTCCATCGACTCGGTTGCTGTGCATGCTTGGGTGCATCTTTCAGTAAATAGGCACACATCATGGGGGTTAAAGTCAGCGAAACGAGCAATGAAAGTGCAATTGCAGCAGCCAGTGTCACAGCAAACTCATGGAACAATCGCCCAACCACATCGCCCATAAAAAGCAAAGGAATCAAAACTGCAATCAAGGAAATCGTCAATGAAATCAGGGTAAAGCCAATTTCTTTGGAACCTTTCAATGCCGCTTGCAACATGCTTTCACCAGACTCGCGGTGTCGTGCAATATTTTCGAGCATGACGATAGCATCATCCACCACAAATCCCGTTGCGATGGTTAAGGCCATTAAAGTCAGGTTATTCACCGAGAAGCCAAGAAAATACATCAATACAAACGTACCAATAATCGATAGCGGTACGGCGATACTCGGAATCAGGGTCGCAGCAAAATTACGTAAAAATAAGAAGGTGACCAACACCACCAAACACACGGCGAAGACCAATTCTTTTTGTACATCTTTAATCGAGCTACGAATACTTTCTGTTCGGTCAGTGAGGACGCGAATACGAACATTGTCGGGTAGATTCTGTTGTAACTCAGGCAGTATTTTTTTGATCTGATCAGCCACCTCAATCACATTGGCATTAGGCTGACGCTGGATATTTACCAAAATAGCCGATTGGCTGTCCGCCCATGCAGCCATATAGCGATCTTCACTACCCTCAAGTACTTGTGCAACATCTTTTAAACGAATCGGTGCGCCATTATTCCAACGTAAAATCAGGTTTTCATAATCGGCAATCGAACGCATCTGATCATTGGCATCGAGCATTGTCGATCGAAAAGGCCCATCAAAACTCCCTTTTGGTTGATTAGCATTGGCAGCAGAAATAGCCGTACGTACATCTTCGGCACTGAGCTTAAACGCTGCCAAAGCAGCTGGATTCATCTGCACGCGGATCGCAGGACGTTGCCCGCCTGCAAGACTGACCATTCCCACGCCTGAAAGTTGCGACAGTTTTTGCGCCACTCGGGTATCGACCATGTCATAGACTGTGGTCAGTGGCAAACTGTCAGAACTAATCGCCAAAGTAATCACGGGCACATCGGCAGGATTCACTTTGCGATAGATTGGCGGTGTGGGTAAATCATTGGGCAATTTACTACTTGCGGTACTTAATGCCGACTGTACTTCTTGCTCGACAATGCCCAGCTCGGCAGTTAACTCAAATTGCAGGGTGATCACCGATGCCCCAACCGAACTATTCGAAGACATTTGCTTCAAACCTGCAATTTTGCCCATTTCTCGTTCTAAAGGTGAGCTAATGGTTCGCTGTACCGTGTCTGGATTTGCACCTGGCTGAAAGGTGTATATCTGAATAATCGGATAATCGACTTGTGGCAATGCCGATACGGGTAATAAACGCCAAACCAGTAGGCCACTAAAAAACAGTGCCAACATCAATAAAGTGGTGGCGACGGGTCGTAAAATAAAGAATCTGGAAATATTCATACGCTTATCCAGCTACTGTTTTTGCTGGTAGTGGCTTAGAAACATCATTCTGAATGATTTGTACTTCTTGTCCTTCTGAAAGTCGATCAATCCCCTCTAAAACAACACGCTCATTGCCTTGTAAACCCTCAATGATCTCGGTCTGTCCTTGTGAAACTGCACCTAGCTTTAACATACGAACTTCGGCTTTATCTTCTTTATTCACAATATAAACATAAGTGCCTTTTGCCCCATGTTGAATGGCATCACTCGGTAAATGCACTGCATTTTGCAAGGTCTTGGCATTTAATCGAACATTGACAAATTGATTGGGGAATAAAGCATCATCGAGATTGGCAAAAACGGCTTTTACTTTGAGTGTGCCCGTATTCAGATCAATCTGATTATCCAGTGCCTGAACTGAACCTGTGGCCAATTGTTTTTGTTCTGCACGATCCCAAGCACTCACCTGAATGCTTTCTTTATTTTTTGTGGCTTGGCGTACCGTGTCTAAATAATTTTCAGCCACTGCAAACTGAATATACACAGGATGGATTTGAGTAATACTCAATAAACCTGTTGCTTCATTGGCTTGGATTAAATTACCCGCATCTTTTAAGCGAAAGCCAACACGACCATCTATCGGCGCATATATTTTGGTATAAGACAGTTGCAACTTTGCCGCATCGACCTGTGCCTGATTGGCTTGCATCTGTCCCTTGAGCTGATTGACTAGGGCTTGTTGTTGGTCGACCTGTTGCTTGGCAATCGAGTCTTGCTTATACAGCAACTGATAACGATTCAATTCAGTTTGTGCATTTTGCAACTGTGCTAAATTTTGTTGCTGTGTCCCCTGTGCTTGTGCCAATGTGACCTGAAATGGGGTCGGATCAATTTGTGCCAACAACTGCCCTTTCTTGATGTATTGTCCCTCTTGGAAATACAGCTTTTGCAGTACACCTGACACCTGACTTTGAACATTCACAGTATTGGCTGGTACCACTGTACCAATGGCCTTAATTTGTAATTGCAAATCACCACGTTGTACCCCGACCACACGCACAGGCACAGGTTTACTCCATTGGCTAAACGATTCCTGTTTATTGGCTTGGGATTTTTTCCAATAATTCCAACCCCATGCCACGAGCAATAAAAGCACCGTCAATGCAATCAACCATTTGATTTTATTTGATCGAGAATGCTGTTGTAGTTTTAAATCAATCTGTTGTTCACTCATGGCATGCTCTACTTAATCAAACAAAATTCATTAGAAATATGGGAGATGAAGAAAACAAAAAATGTTCCCCTACATTGGTTTAGTCGAACGAAAATCAAAATCAGCTCAATTTTTTCTGTAAAAGTATGTATACAATTTTATTGATATTAATAACAATTATCATTACTATTTGAAAGTATTTTTTCCATCCGCCTTTAATTGTGCATCTCCCTGCTCATTTGTGGACTCCTTGCTATGAACCTGAATGTAGAAAAACAGTTATGGTTTAGCCACGTTTATCAAACCCAGCAAAGCTCGCTGTTGTCTTGGTTTAAGCACAAACTACAGCACCACCATCAATCGGAAGACTTGAGTCATGAAGTATTCTATCGTGCCTTAAAAAGTGACTATTGCTTTGAAAAGATTAAAGAACCTCAGGCATGGTTAATGGGCATCGCCAAACATGTGATTATTGATTATTGGCGGCATCAGCATGTAGAACATCTATACTTAGATGCGCTTGCACAACTGCCAGAAGAATATTACCCCTCTGCTGAACATGAAGTCTGTATTCGTGAAACACTTTATCAAGTGCATTTGATGCTGGAAAAACTGCCTCAACGTACTGCACAGGTGTTTTTATTATCGCAATTGGATGGGCTGACCTATCGTGCGATTAGTGAAAAACTGGATATTTCAGAGGCAACAGTCAAAAGAGATATGAAACAGGCTTTCTTGGCCTGTATAAGTCTTTATAATCAGACCGATTAATTGCTGAATTTGCTTTGCTGCTATGTCTCAAGCCCCTAAAATCCCTGATCATGTATTGGACCAAGCCGCAGATTGGCTGGTGCTATTACATTCAGGTGAAATGACTGAGTTAGAGCAGCAACA
This genomic stretch from Acinetobacter sp. C32I harbors:
- a CDS encoding multidrug efflux RND transporter permease subunit, with protein sequence MNISRFFILRPVATTLLMLALFFSGLLVWRLLPVSALPQVDYPIIQIYTFQPGANPDTVQRTISSPLEREMGKIAGLKQMSSNSSVGASVITLQFELTAELGIVEQEVQSALSTASSKLPNDLPTPPIYRKVNPADVPVITLAISSDSLPLTTVYDMVDTRVAQKLSQLSGVGMVSLAGGQRPAIRVQMNPAALAAFKLSAEDVRTAISAANANQPKGSFDGPFRSTMLDANDQMRSIADYENLILRWNNGAPIRLKDVAQVLEGSEDRYMAAWADSQSAILVNIQRQPNANVIEVADQIKKILPELQQNLPDNVRIRVLTDRTESIRSSIKDVQKELVFAVCLVVLVTFLFLRNFAATLIPSIAVPLSIIGTFVLMYFLGFSVNNLTLMALTIATGFVVDDAIVMLENIARHRESGESMLQAALKGSKEIGFTLISLTISLIAVLIPLLFMGDVVGRLFHEFAVTLAAAIALSLLVSLTLTPMMCAYLLKDAPKHAQQPSRWSLDRVIQHYAKLLQWVLRHQVLTLMVMLATVLLAGLLYWSIPKGFFPVQDNSVIQVVTEAPDQISFQAMSERQQALAEVILKDPAVASLSSFIGVDANNPKLSNGRILVNLKAHAERAPAAEVMTRLNENFAQVHGIKGWMQPVQELSIEDKISRTQYQLSVTAHKNQLVEEWTPKLVQALRQQAAFAEVTSEDAGQGLQAYIGVNRDAAARLGLTLEDISLALQNLFAQRQIATLYTQSNQYRIVLELDPKLTQGIEALNQTYIHNNQGQPILLSSVATIVEKHAPILLQQQSQFPAVGISFNLAKGVSLGEAINAIEQVKQSLELPPELQVQLQGAAAAFENSQQHTFWLVIAAIVTMYIVLGMLYESFIHPVTILSTLPSAAIGALLALFMVGQPLDMIALIGIILLIGLVKKNGIMMVDFALAAQRHQGLSAEQAIYQAALLRFRPILMTTLAAVVGAIPLMLASGSGAELRQPLGLVMVGGLLVSQVLTLFTTPVVYLFFDRLQAKQPDANLLSDQTGASQ
- a CDS encoding efflux RND transporter periplasmic adaptor subunit, whose amino-acid sequence is MSEQQIDLKLQQHSRSNKIKWLIALTVLLLLVAWGWNYWKKSQANKQESFSQWSKPVPVRVVGVQRGDLQLQIKAIGTVVPANTVNVQSQVSGVLQKLYFQEGQYIKKGQLLAQIDPTPFQVTLAQAQGTQQQNLAQLQNAQTELNRYQLLYKQDSIAKQQVDQQQALVNQLKGQMQANQAQVDAAKLQLSYTKIYAPIDGRVGFRLKDAGNLIQANEATGLLSITQIHPVYIQFAVAENYLDTVRQATKNKESIQVSAWDRAEQKQLATGSVQALDNQIDLNTGTLKVKAVFANLDDALFPNQFVNVRLNAKTLQNAVHLPSDAIQHGAKGTYVYIVNKEDKAEVRMLKLGAVSQGQTEIIEGLQGNERVVLEGIDRLSEGQEVQIIQNDVSKPLPAKTVAG
- a CDS encoding sigma-70 family RNA polymerase sigma factor, which produces MNLNVEKQLWFSHVYQTQQSSLLSWFKHKLQHHHQSEDLSHEVFYRALKSDYCFEKIKEPQAWLMGIAKHVIIDYWRHQHVEHLYLDALAQLPEEYYPSAEHEVCIRETLYQVHLMLEKLPQRTAQVFLLSQLDGLTYRAISEKLDISEATVKRDMKQAFLACISLYNQTD